From the genome of Streptococcus marmotae, one region includes:
- the rpsR gene encoding 30S ribosomal protein S18 yields the protein MAQQRRGGFKRRKKVDYIAANKIEYVDYKDTELLSRFISERGKILPRRVTGTSAKNQRKVTTAIKRARVMALLPFVNED from the coding sequence ATGGCTCAACAACGTCGTGGCGGATTCAAACGCCGTAAAAAAGTTGATTATATCGCAGCGAATAAAATTGAATATGTTGATTACAAAGATACTGAGCTTCTTAGCCGTTTCATTTCAGAACGTGGAAAAATCTTACCACGTCGCGTAACTGGAACTTCAGCTAAAAACCAACGTAAAGTAACAACAGCTATCAAACGCGCTCGCGTAATGGCACTATTACCATTTGTAAATGAAGATTAA
- a CDS encoding trimeric intracellular cation channel family protein, translating to MDFDLFLLICNYIGTISFAVSGTIKGFKKKLDIFGITLLATITAIGGGVIRDTMVNQIPAALVEPSSIYLSIVVSIIMYLFVIMKKNESPRDKTLYHFLSKTNLFFDAIGLVIFALIGASTGVELGLNCMTSGILAALTGVGGGIVRDLLVNETPLVLKEDVYAVLALFTGICYHILVLDWKLARIPTFISLFFIFLLIRLLVIKYHINLPNMEKPLKKR from the coding sequence ATGGATTTCGATTTATTTCTACTCATTTGCAACTATATTGGTACTATTTCCTTTGCTGTATCTGGAACGATTAAGGGCTTTAAGAAAAAACTCGATATTTTTGGCATTACACTCCTAGCCACGATTACGGCTATCGGTGGGGGAGTGATTCGGGATACCATGGTTAATCAGATTCCTGCCGCTCTTGTTGAGCCTTCTTCTATCTATCTCTCAATCGTCGTATCCATTATCATGTACCTATTTGTTATCATGAAGAAGAATGAATCCCCACGCGACAAGACTCTCTATCATTTTCTCAGTAAGACCAATCTTTTTTTTGATGCTATTGGGCTAGTTATCTTTGCTTTGATTGGTGCAAGTACCGGTGTCGAACTTGGCTTAAATTGTATGACATCAGGCATTTTGGCAGCCTTGACCGGTGTAGGGGGAGGAATTGTTCGAGATTTGTTGGTCAATGAAACTCCTCTTGTCTTGAAAGAAGATGTCTATGCTGTGCTGGCTCTTTTTACAGGTATTTGCTACCATATCCTTGTCCTTGACTGGAAATTAGCACGAATCCCTACCTTTATCAGCCTCTTTTTCATCTTCCTCCTCATTCGCCTACTCGTTATCAAGTACCACATCAACCTCCCAAATATGGAAAAGCCACTCAAAAAACGCTGA
- a CDS encoding MptD family putative ECF transporter S component — translation MKQLKVKDIMVTGAFAALYFLCVGLGTLIAAVFDRSGNMMYAPAFSAVIGGPVYMVLLSKVGKFGSISLVSGVMACFFFMSGYMTSAFLPSLVFGIAGDLVAKQGQYKQKCLNIVSFIIFSFGNLGPIILMWLMKDAYEANLLARGKSAAYIARVMVDFTVGNVLWLSATIIVGGLIGAVIGQKMVDKSFKKSGLLQ, via the coding sequence ATGAAACAATTAAAGGTAAAAGATATTATGGTGACAGGAGCTTTTGCGGCTCTGTACTTCTTGTGTGTAGGACTTGGGACCTTGATTGCAGCCGTATTTGACCGTTCAGGGAATATGATGTATGCGCCTGCTTTTTCAGCTGTGATTGGCGGTCCAGTCTATATGGTATTGCTCTCGAAAGTGGGAAAATTTGGCTCGATTAGTCTGGTGAGTGGTGTCATGGCTTGTTTCTTTTTCATGTCAGGCTACATGACCTCAGCTTTCCTACCTAGTTTAGTCTTTGGGATTGCAGGAGATCTTGTGGCCAAGCAAGGCCAATACAAGCAAAAATGCCTTAACATCGTGAGTTTTATTATTTTTTCTTTTGGAAATTTAGGGCCAATCATTCTTATGTGGTTGATGAAAGATGCCTATGAGGCAAATCTTTTAGCGCGTGGAAAGTCTGCAGCGTACATTGCGCGTGTCATGGTTGATTTCACGGTTGGAAATGTTTTGTGGCTTTCTGCCACCATTATCGTTGGAGGCTTGATTGGAGCTGTTATAGGACAAAAAATGGTCGATAAATCCTTTAAAAAATCGGGGTTGCTGCAATGA
- a CDS encoding ABC transporter ATP-binding protein, with protein sequence MVSQLSYPKIQLEARNVQLRYASSQTIACQIGALQVKKGECLVLCGPSGSGKSSFLHLINGLVPEYYQGEIEGSLRIGSLSYQESSVEELAYQVASVFQNPATQFFHQEVLQELVFPCENQGMSREAISNRLAEVVERFQLASLLHEDMEKLSGGQKQVVAIGTAAMQGTDIMIFDEPTANLDARGVERVQELLKALKKQGKTLIIADHRLAYLKEIADSYAYFYEGKLVDHLPAHDFLAYSEEKRQELGLRTSDTAPFQAQVKEMARAFTNDPTGLTLERFRVYHQSKCLYQVTELVLAAGQVVGLIGANGCGKTSFARSLVGLEGDKTGVVSWQGESLPARKRLARIAYVMQDVRQQLITERVEKELRLGLGIDQLDEDVLRAFRLSHLLERHPMSLSMGEQQRLIIAASLFSNKEIFIFDEPSSGLDREQMEQLAAQLELLKSKGKLVLLISHDDELLARICDKVVDVEKLAMGKEDEG encoded by the coding sequence ATGGTGTCTCAGCTTTCTTATCCTAAAATTCAACTAGAAGCTCGTAATGTCCAGCTTCGATATGCGTCTAGTCAGACCATAGCCTGTCAGATTGGAGCCTTACAAGTGAAGAAGGGTGAGTGTCTTGTCTTATGTGGTCCGAGTGGTTCGGGAAAATCTTCCTTTCTTCATCTCATCAATGGCTTGGTTCCTGAGTATTATCAAGGAGAGATTGAGGGAAGTTTGCGAATTGGTTCCTTATCCTATCAAGAAAGTAGCGTGGAAGAATTGGCTTATCAAGTGGCGTCTGTGTTTCAAAATCCGGCGACACAATTTTTTCATCAAGAAGTTTTACAAGAATTAGTTTTTCCCTGTGAAAATCAAGGAATGTCACGAGAGGCTATTTCAAACCGATTGGCAGAGGTGGTAGAACGATTTCAACTGGCGTCCTTGTTACATGAAGACATGGAAAAATTGTCTGGTGGACAAAAGCAGGTCGTGGCGATTGGCACAGCAGCCATGCAGGGAACAGACATCATGATTTTTGATGAACCGACTGCCAATCTTGATGCACGAGGTGTCGAGCGAGTACAGGAATTATTGAAGGCATTAAAAAAACAGGGTAAGACCCTGATTATTGCAGACCATCGCTTGGCTTATCTGAAAGAGATAGCAGATTCTTATGCGTATTTTTATGAGGGTAAGCTAGTAGACCATCTGCCTGCGCATGATTTTCTTGCTTATTCTGAGGAAAAAAGACAGGAATTAGGTTTACGAACATCTGATACGGCTCCTTTTCAAGCACAGGTCAAGGAGATGGCACGAGCCTTTACCAATGACCCAACAGGTCTTACCTTGGAACGCTTTCGAGTCTATCATCAATCTAAGTGTCTCTATCAAGTGACTGAACTAGTGCTTGCTGCTGGTCAGGTTGTCGGGTTGATTGGGGCAAATGGCTGTGGTAAGACGAGTTTTGCCCGCTCTCTTGTCGGTTTAGAAGGGGATAAGACAGGTGTTGTCAGTTGGCAGGGAGAATCCTTACCTGCACGAAAACGCCTCGCAAGAATCGCCTATGTTATGCAAGATGTCCGCCAGCAATTGATTACAGAGCGAGTAGAGAAAGAATTGCGCTTGGGGCTGGGCATAGATCAGTTGGATGAGGACGTATTACGTGCTTTTCGGCTTTCACATCTCTTAGAGCGTCATCCGATGAGTTTATCCATGGGAGAGCAACAGCGCTTGATAATAGCAGCTAGCCTATTTAGCAACAAAGAAATTTTTATCTTTGATGAGCCTTCCAGTGGTCTTGATAGAGAGCAAATGGAGCAACTAGCAGCTCAACTTGAGCTCTTAAAATCAAAAGGAAAACTTGTCCTCCTCATCTCTCACGATGATGAATTGCTCGCTAGGATTTGTGATAAAGTGGTTGATGTTGAGAAATTAGCAATGGGAAAAGAAGATGAGGGCTAG
- a CDS encoding thiamine pyrophosphate-dependent dehydrogenase E1 component subunit alpha yields MVSISKEKHLDMFLKMQQIRDVDMKLNKLVRRGFVQGMTHFSVGEEAASVGAIADLTDRDIIFSNHRGHGQTIAKGIDINAMMAELAGKATGSSKGRGGSMHLANLEKGNYGTNGIVGGGYALAVGAALTQQYLGTDNIVIAFSGDSATNEGSFHESMNLAAVWNLPVIFFIINNRYGISTDITYSTKIPHLYLRADAYGMPGHYVEDGNDVVAVYEKMHEVIEYVRAGNGPALVEVESYRWFGHSTADAGAYRTKEEVDAWKAKDPLKKYRAYLTENKIATDEELDAIEAQVAEEVEASVKFAQESPDPDISIAYEDVFVD; encoded by the coding sequence ATGGTATCTATTTCAAAAGAGAAACATTTAGATATGTTTTTAAAAATGCAACAAATTCGCGATGTGGATATGAAATTGAATAAACTTGTCCGTCGTGGGTTTGTACAAGGGATGACTCACTTCTCAGTCGGAGAAGAAGCAGCTTCTGTCGGCGCAATTGCGGATTTGACAGATCGAGATATTATCTTTTCAAATCACCGTGGTCATGGTCAAACTATTGCTAAAGGAATTGACATCAATGCCATGATGGCGGAGCTTGCTGGAAAAGCAACAGGTTCTTCAAAAGGACGTGGTGGTTCTATGCATTTGGCCAACCTTGAAAAAGGAAATTATGGAACAAATGGTATCGTTGGTGGTGGTTATGCCCTTGCAGTCGGTGCAGCTTTAACTCAACAATATCTTGGAACAGATAACATTGTCATTGCTTTTTCAGGAGATTCAGCGACCAACGAAGGTAGTTTTCATGAGTCAATGAACTTGGCTGCTGTTTGGAATTTGCCAGTTATCTTCTTCATTATTAACAACCGTTATGGTATTTCAACAGATATCACGTATTCAACGAAAATCCCTCATCTCTACCTTCGTGCAGATGCCTATGGTATGCCAGGGCATTATGTGGAAGATGGAAATGATGTTGTAGCGGTCTACGAAAAAATGCACGAAGTCATTGAATACGTGCGTGCTGGAAATGGCCCTGCTCTTGTAGAGGTGGAATCGTATCGCTGGTTTGGACATTCAACAGCAGATGCTGGTGCATATCGTACCAAAGAAGAAGTAGACGCTTGGAAAGCAAAAGATCCACTTAAAAAATACCGTGCTTACTTGACAGAAAACAAGATTGCAACAGACGAAGAATTAGATGCTATTGAAGCACAAGTTGCAGAAGAAGTAGAAGCATCTGTGAAGTTTGCCCAAGAAAGTCCAGATCCAGACATTTCTATCGCTTATGAAGATGTTTTTGTGGACTAA
- a CDS encoding alpha-ketoacid dehydrogenase subunit beta, whose protein sequence is MTETKVMALREAINLAQSEEMRKDERVFLMGEDVGIYGGDFGTSVGMLEEFGEKRVRDTPISEAAIAGSAVGAAQTGLRPIVDLTFMDFITIALDAIVNQAAKTNYMFGGGLKTPVTFRVASGSGIGSAAQHSQSLEAWLTHIPGIKVVAPGTANDAKGLLKSSILDNNPVIFLEPKALYGKKEEVNLDPDFYIPLGKGEIKREGTDVTIVSYGRMLERVLQAADEVAAEGISVEVVDPRTLIPLDKELIINSVKKTGKVILVNDAYKTGGFIGEIASIITESEAFDYLDAPVVRIASDDVPVPYANILENAVLPSVEKIKAAIYKQVNKG, encoded by the coding sequence ATGACTGAAACAAAAGTAATGGCCTTGCGTGAAGCGATTAACTTAGCTCAAAGCGAGGAAATGCGTAAAGATGAGCGCGTATTCTTAATGGGAGAAGACGTAGGAATCTATGGTGGAGATTTTGGAACATCTGTGGGGATGTTGGAAGAATTTGGTGAAAAACGTGTTCGCGACACACCTATCTCAGAAGCAGCGATTGCTGGTTCAGCAGTAGGAGCGGCTCAGACAGGTCTTCGTCCAATTGTTGACTTGACCTTCATGGACTTTATTACCATTGCCCTTGATGCCATTGTCAACCAAGCAGCTAAAACTAACTATATGTTTGGTGGTGGTTTGAAAACCCCAGTCACTTTCCGTGTAGCTTCAGGATCAGGGATTGGATCAGCAGCACAACACTCTCAATCACTTGAAGCATGGTTGACGCATATTCCAGGAATCAAGGTAGTGGCACCAGGTACAGCTAACGATGCCAAAGGGCTCTTGAAATCTTCTATTTTGGACAACAACCCAGTTATCTTCTTAGAGCCAAAAGCACTTTATGGTAAAAAGGAAGAAGTTAACCTTGATCCAGACTTCTATATCCCACTTGGAAAAGGGGAAATCAAACGTGAGGGAACAGACGTGACAATCGTGTCTTATGGCCGTATGTTAGAACGTGTGCTTCAAGCAGCTGATGAAGTAGCAGCAGAAGGAATTAGCGTAGAAGTGGTTGACCCACGCACACTTATTCCGCTTGATAAAGAATTGATTATCAATTCTGTGAAGAAAACTGGAAAAGTTATTTTAGTGAATGATGCTTACAAAACAGGTGGTTTCATCGGTGAGATTGCTTCGATTATCACAGAAAGCGAAGCATTTGATTACCTAGATGCCCCAGTTGTTCGTATCGCTTCTGATGACGTTCCTGTTCCTTACGCTAACATTCTTGAAAATGCAGTCTTACCAAGTGTTGAAAAAATTAAAGCTGCAATTTACAAACAAGTGAATAAAGGGTAA
- a CDS encoding energy-coupling factor transporter transmembrane component T, translated as MRFDARSKVLLSIFAGVTYGLHVTAWERAYLLLGIAVCCLLVGRIKMALVTVLGYLLVYQMSQVAVLPMWLFRLTFMLSHIWVPLMAGHFLLLTTSAYELIHGLRKWHVPESFLLTLGVLFRFLPLIKKEVRVVHVSLKTRGIFLRKRDILLQPHRYLECVLVPLMMSLLRSAQDLTVATLTKGIAMTNRPSEFVQSRWTWLDWSICVWCLSFLILKFN; from the coding sequence ATGAGATTTGATGCCAGAAGCAAGGTCCTGCTAAGTATTTTTGCAGGAGTTACTTATGGTCTGCATGTGACGGCTTGGGAGCGTGCTTATCTACTACTGGGAATTGCAGTTTGTTGTCTGCTTGTCGGTCGTATCAAAATGGCACTTGTGACAGTGCTAGGTTATCTTTTGGTCTATCAGATGAGTCAAGTGGCTGTTCTTCCTATGTGGCTTTTTCGCCTTACCTTTATGCTTAGCCATATCTGGGTTCCCTTAATGGCTGGGCATTTTCTTCTGTTGACGACCTCAGCCTATGAATTGATTCATGGTCTGAGGAAATGGCATGTGCCAGAGAGTTTTTTATTGACCTTAGGTGTTCTATTTCGCTTTTTACCGCTGATCAAAAAAGAGGTGCGAGTGGTACACGTTTCCTTGAAAACACGGGGGATTTTTCTGAGAAAGCGAGATATTCTCTTACAGCCGCATCGCTATTTGGAATGTGTCTTGGTCCCCTTGATGATGTCACTCTTGCGCTCGGCTCAGGATTTGACCGTTGCAACCTTGACCAAGGGAATTGCGATGACCAATAGACCCAGTGAGTTTGTCCAGTCCCGTTGGACTTGGCTAGATTGGAGTATCTGTGTATGGTGTCTCAGCTTTCTTATCCTAAAATTCAACTAG
- a CDS encoding ABC transporter ATP-binding protein/permease — protein sequence MSQEKKISREKKKYLLGRLKEQIRPKIGLVYTAAFLSWIQFLVRILSFYWISESFAVYMTGGVFDLGGLVLRLVAVNLVGFLVSILAKHLQGIGSQFARDTIKRSFFQALIARDGQFESEATAADVFTVASQGIDSLDTYYSHYLTMSLRTYLNCLTVLALVAWLFPLGSVIFVLALPLIPISIILMQKRSKRIMNRYWASYMDVGNLFLDDLKGLNTLYTYQADATYEKTFNEQAEDFRDATMELLGFQLQAVGYMDAVMYLGIGISGFVAVSQLVTGELSFFHFVFFILIATEFFAPIREQGYGMHLVMMNTKMADRIFGFLDGMQEKNEEEGTVLADFNQIRLQDVSFSYDKKVVLQGVQFEMTAGHIYAIAGGSGQGKTTLAQLLMKRLVPQTGDILLGQTSLSDLSQAEINRQILYVSAQSYLLNQSIYDNLAMACDWTKEEITAWMDKHSILQFIHELPEGLDTIVGENGEGLSPGQRQQVICARAILAKRSLYIFDEMTSSVDADNEALIYQLIQLVSETAIVVMITHKMKQVYLADQILFLSHHEAFVGSAEELYQQQPDFRNLVDTQAELEESIYG from the coding sequence GTGAGTCAAGAGAAAAAAATCTCACGAGAAAAGAAAAAATATTTACTGGGCAGGCTGAAGGAGCAGATACGCCCTAAAATCGGTTTGGTCTATACAGCAGCTTTCTTATCCTGGATCCAGTTTTTGGTGCGGATTTTGAGTTTTTATTGGATTAGTGAGAGCTTTGCGGTATATATGACTGGAGGCGTGTTTGACTTAGGAGGATTGGTGCTTCGATTAGTCGCTGTTAACCTTGTAGGGTTTCTGGTATCTATCCTTGCCAAGCACCTACAGGGAATCGGGTCACAGTTTGCTCGTGATACGATTAAACGTTCTTTTTTTCAGGCTTTAATTGCACGAGATGGTCAGTTTGAGTCTGAGGCGACTGCGGCAGATGTCTTTACGGTTGCGTCGCAAGGTATTGACAGCTTGGACACCTATTATTCTCATTACCTCACGATGTCCCTTAGAACCTACTTGAACTGTTTAACTGTTCTAGCCTTAGTTGCTTGGCTCTTTCCGCTTGGAAGCGTCATTTTTGTCCTAGCTCTTCCCTTGATTCCAATTTCAATTATCTTGATGCAGAAGCGTTCAAAACGCATTATGAACCGTTATTGGGCTTCTTACATGGATGTTGGCAATCTTTTTCTAGATGATTTAAAGGGCTTAAATACCCTATATACTTATCAGGCAGATGCAACCTACGAAAAGACGTTTAATGAACAGGCTGAAGATTTCCGAGATGCGACAATGGAATTGCTCGGATTTCAACTGCAGGCGGTTGGTTATATGGATGCAGTAATGTATCTGGGGATTGGGATTTCAGGCTTCGTAGCAGTTAGTCAATTGGTGACAGGGGAATTGTCCTTCTTTCATTTCGTTTTCTTTATTCTCATTGCAACGGAATTTTTTGCACCGATTCGCGAGCAAGGTTATGGAATGCATTTAGTTATGATGAATACTAAAATGGCTGATCGGATTTTTGGATTTTTGGATGGTATGCAGGAAAAAAACGAAGAAGAAGGTACTGTTTTAGCGGATTTTAACCAGATACGCTTGCAGGATGTGTCCTTCTCATACGATAAAAAGGTAGTTTTACAAGGCGTTCAATTTGAGATGACTGCTGGTCATATCTATGCAATTGCCGGGGGGTCTGGACAAGGGAAAACGACCTTGGCGCAGTTGCTGATGAAGCGTTTGGTACCTCAAACGGGCGACATTTTACTTGGTCAAACGTCCTTATCAGATTTGTCGCAAGCAGAGATTAACCGCCAAATCCTGTATGTTTCTGCGCAGTCTTATCTTTTGAATCAATCTATTTATGATAATTTGGCGATGGCTTGTGATTGGACAAAAGAAGAAATTACGGCCTGGATGGATAAACATAGTATTTTGCAATTTATCCATGAATTACCCGAAGGTTTGGATACGATTGTAGGAGAAAATGGGGAGGGCTTATCACCTGGTCAACGTCAACAAGTTATCTGTGCGCGTGCGATATTAGCCAAGCGTTCCCTCTATATTTTTGATGAAATGACATCGAGTGTTGATGCGGACAATGAAGCCTTGATTTACCAACTAATCCAGCTGGTTTCAGAGACAGCCATTGTTGTGATGATTACGCACAAGATGAAGCAGGTTTATCTGGCAGATCAGATTCTTTTCTTGTCACATCATGAGGCCTTTGTCGGATCAGCGGAGGAATTGTACCAACAACAGCCAGATTTCCGTAATCTGGTGGATACTCAAGCAGAATTGGAGGAGTCGATTTATGGATAA
- a CDS encoding amino acid ABC transporter ATP-binding/permease protein: MDKETYPTQILIPRLIQTMRHLLPFIAVAVLFAVLGFATTIGIPILLVQLAGHTLQAGEAPSFVFLLVLMLLGLLRGAFRYGEHYFGHYVAFHSLAAFRKMLFAKLRALAPGKLDRQDSGVLLKMIGEDIEALEIFFAHTLAPISTGILVTLLMVGGIGWQDWGLACIAFFTYSLLAIYLPNQFARRLTPILQEQNQERKVYVASFIQGLKAIKDLLQFQQMPAYTTVLNQQSQQVNRRERQVAQTNFMQQAYSFLVIGLAITLFAWRTFHLVEEKSLNVVTGLSVLVAFTSSFAPFLELSRLPLGFKRAMNAGRNIFSLLDEAEMEKAGESLRETIDAVHLRDIHFAYEDEGRVIYDQLSIDFTKGGIIGIVGPSGAGKSTLMKLIMRWYDWQSGTIELNRHQSKTLHPDALQSHFAYVPQIPQIFKQTIRENLVLGRTDISDEEILELAEKCQMKERILEAESGLDTVVDATSFSAGEAQRLELMRALLKQADVYIFDEPTSNLDSLNEALFIQLIKKECQGLVFLISHRASTIACADQIFRVENGMVALSER; the protein is encoded by the coding sequence ATGGATAAGGAAACATACCCAACGCAGATTTTGATTCCACGTCTGATTCAGACGATGCGGCATTTACTGCCGTTTATAGCAGTTGCGGTACTATTTGCTGTGCTAGGATTTGCGACAACGATTGGTATTCCAATTCTGTTGGTTCAATTAGCAGGGCACACCTTACAAGCAGGTGAAGCACCTTCTTTTGTTTTTCTTCTCGTGTTGATGTTGCTCGGACTGTTACGAGGGGCTTTTCGCTATGGCGAACATTATTTTGGGCATTATGTAGCATTTCATAGCTTGGCTGCCTTTCGGAAGATGCTATTCGCTAAATTGCGTGCTTTGGCGCCGGGCAAGTTAGATCGCCAAGACAGCGGTGTTTTGCTGAAGATGATTGGGGAGGATATTGAGGCCTTAGAAATCTTTTTTGCCCATACCTTGGCTCCGATTTCGACAGGAATTTTGGTCACGCTTCTAATGGTTGGAGGAATAGGATGGCAGGATTGGGGTCTGGCTTGTATAGCGTTTTTCACCTACAGCCTGTTGGCTATTTATCTACCTAATCAGTTTGCTAGACGACTGACCCCAATTTTACAGGAGCAAAATCAGGAACGAAAGGTTTATGTAGCTTCCTTTATTCAAGGATTGAAGGCTATCAAAGACCTACTTCAATTCCAACAAATGCCTGCTTACACAACTGTCTTGAATCAGCAAAGTCAGCAAGTCAATAGACGAGAAAGACAAGTCGCTCAAACCAATTTTATGCAACAAGCCTATAGTTTTTTAGTGATTGGTCTTGCCATTACGCTTTTTGCCTGGAGAACCTTTCATCTTGTGGAGGAAAAAAGCTTGAATGTTGTAACAGGTCTTTCTGTGCTTGTTGCGTTTACGAGTTCCTTTGCCCCATTTTTAGAATTAAGTCGCTTACCGCTTGGCTTTAAACGAGCGATGAATGCTGGGAGAAATATCTTTTCGCTACTGGATGAGGCTGAAATGGAAAAAGCAGGAGAGTCGTTGCGAGAGACCATTGACGCCGTTCACCTGCGTGATATTCATTTTGCCTATGAGGATGAAGGGCGGGTTATTTACGATCAATTATCTATCGACTTTACAAAAGGTGGGATTATCGGTATCGTTGGTCCGTCAGGTGCTGGAAAGTCAACCTTAATGAAGCTGATTATGCGGTGGTATGATTGGCAATCAGGGACAATTGAGCTAAATCGCCATCAGAGCAAGACCTTGCATCCAGACGCTTTGCAGTCTCACTTTGCCTATGTTCCTCAAATTCCTCAGATTTTCAAACAGACAATTCGGGAGAACCTAGTTTTGGGTCGAACAGATATCTCAGATGAAGAGATTTTGGAGTTGGCAGAAAAATGCCAGATGAAGGAACGGATTTTAGAAGCCGAATCAGGCTTGGATACCGTTGTAGATGCGACTAGTTTTTCTGCAGGAGAGGCGCAACGGTTGGAGCTGATGAGAGCCTTGCTAAAACAGGCAGACGTTTACATTTTTGATGAACCGACAAGCAATTTGGATTCGCTCAATGAAGCCTTGTTTATCCAATTGATTAAAAAGGAATGTCAGGGTCTTGTCTTTCTGATTTCCCATCGTGCTAGTACCATTGCCTGTGCGGATCAGATTTTCCGAGTTGAAAATGGTATGGTAGCGCTTAGCGAAAGATAG
- a CDS encoding DUF6287 domain-containing protein: protein MKKVFPLSPLSTIALCSSVLLLTACTPNKSTTQSDKSEQTSQASSSSKEVKEVKKATPEEDKKSYASVFEDYQKILEYSATYNTNLGHIRELLDSLSIELNSWVIESALYSPNNLRYTFLDVNQDGQNELLVGSIQSDQQIFPVALYYLDNNAPKLFAEGFVAGHGGARNAFRIYQNGDVVTASWSSGTGEGTAALYQLPADNNQPKQSDQTEFQLGQDKLDQLFGKSTAEELNLTALDWASFEAPQKPAAAKDTTAKNMDINAISAGDFSSLVGTWRNAQGWVLTIDADGNIAYPDYPEVTKYINLNNAKIANGILNANITNPNIQASATVPTIFIPKGVAITPIANDESDPTDQTKDRFYSTQHYMSADELLQEVFYRTDD from the coding sequence ATGAAAAAAGTCTTCCCATTATCACCGCTTTCGACCATCGCCTTATGTAGCAGTGTGCTACTCTTAACAGCCTGTACTCCGAACAAGTCAACCACTCAGTCAGACAAGTCCGAGCAAACTAGTCAAGCAAGCTCTTCTTCTAAAGAAGTCAAAGAAGTCAAAAAAGCAACCCCAGAAGAGGATAAAAAGTCTTATGCAAGTGTCTTTGAAGACTATCAAAAAATACTCGAATACAGCGCCACTTATAACACCAACCTAGGTCATATCCGAGAATTACTAGATAGCTTATCCATTGAACTCAATTCTTGGGTAATCGAAAGTGCTCTATACTCTCCAAATAACTTGCGCTACACTTTTCTTGATGTCAACCAAGACGGACAAAATGAATTACTGGTCGGCTCCATTCAATCGGATCAGCAAATTTTTCCAGTTGCTCTTTACTATTTAGACAATAACGCCCCTAAACTCTTTGCAGAAGGCTTTGTCGCCGGTCATGGCGGAGCTAGAAATGCCTTTAGGATTTACCAAAACGGCGATGTAGTCACCGCTAGTTGGAGTTCTGGGACAGGAGAAGGTACCGCAGCGCTTTACCAACTTCCTGCAGATAATAACCAACCAAAACAAAGCGACCAAACTGAATTTCAGCTTGGTCAGGATAAACTGGATCAGTTATTTGGCAAATCAACAGCAGAAGAGCTAAACTTAACTGCTCTCGACTGGGCGTCGTTTGAAGCACCTCAAAAACCTGCCGCAGCCAAGGACACCACTGCTAAAAATATGGATATTAATGCTATCTCCGCTGGTGATTTCTCAAGCCTTGTAGGAACTTGGAGAAACGCACAAGGCTGGGTATTGACCATTGACGCAGACGGGAATATCGCTTATCCAGACTATCCTGAGGTCACTAAGTATATCAATTTAAACAATGCCAAGATCGCAAACGGAATACTGAATGCTAACATCACAAACCCGAACATTCAAGCATCTGCAACCGTTCCAACTATTTTTATTCCTAAAGGAGTTGCCATCACACCAATCGCAAATGATGAAAGCGACCCAACAGACCAAACAAAAGACAGATTCTATTCCACTCAGCACTACATGTCAGCTGATGAACTCCTTCAAGAAGTTTTCTATCGCACGGATGACTAG